Proteins encoded within one genomic window of Halobacteroides halobius DSM 5150:
- a CDS encoding CPBP family intramembrane glutamic endopeptidase, producing MGLRRRKDKLKELVLNNKEQINIKLLAILTVVAVSLDLFSSKIMSMIMSLSSTPVSKLENMVKLMQGGLGLLIGALIAPVIEEIVFRGIIVDGIITRYSQKTAIVVSAVLFSIYHFNIFQLLSSFVVGLLLGYIYLETRSVVVCIVTHFIYDLIPLVMNQTQPFRSGVPKIEKMDYIIVVVSRLVLVSGIKLLHNYFQYNSVAFIGGSNGQKENY from the coding sequence ATGGGGTTAAGAAGACGAAAAGACAAGTTAAAGGAATTAGTACTAAATAATAAAGAACAGATAAATATTAAGCTACTAGCAATATTGACTGTGGTAGCTGTTAGTTTAGACTTATTTTCTAGTAAAATTATGAGTATGATTATGAGTCTATCAAGCACTCCAGTTTCTAAATTAGAAAATATGGTTAAACTGATGCAGGGTGGTTTGGGACTATTAATAGGGGCTTTGATAGCTCCGGTAATAGAAGAGATAGTTTTTCGGGGGATCATCGTGGATGGTATAATTACTCGATATTCTCAAAAAACAGCTATAGTAGTTTCGGCTGTGTTATTTTCTATTTATCACTTTAATATTTTTCAACTACTGTCTAGCTTTGTAGTTGGTTTACTATTAGGATATATTTATTTAGAAACTAGGTCTGTTGTGGTGTGTATTGTTACCCATTTTATATATGATTTAATTCCGTTGGTAATGAATCAAACTCAGCCTTTTAGGAGTGGGGTTCCGAAAATAGAGAAGATGGATTATATAATAGTTGTTGTTTCTAGGCTTGTCTTAGTGAGTGGAATTAAGTTGTTACATAATTATTTTCAGTATAATTCAGTGGCATTTATTGGAGGAAGTAATGGACAGAAAGAGAATTATTAA